aaagGGGTTGAGAGCATAAATAAACACTTCTAAAGTGCATGCATGTATATATACGAAACTGATTGTATTTCAAAAGAAAGTAGAACAAAGAAACATAATACAAGGACTTTCTAAGCTGAAAGAAACAGAAATCAAGTCTAACGACTAAATGGTATTGACCAGTAAATGCACACTATATACTAGGAGCCTACGAatagaaatatgaaaagaaactaaaaatgaaGTTAGACAGATGGTCTAACTTCAAGACCGGCTTCCATTGTTGATTCTCTTGTAGGAGTATTGTTTTGTTCAGCTTCACCAGACATCTCCTCCAGCGATTTTCCTTTAGATTCAGGAATCAGAAACGTAAAGATAAACCCCAAGAAGTTAATGGCAGACAAAATAAGAAGTGTATTTCTTAGTCCAATGGCGTTTTGAGCATAGAGGAAGCCAAAAGCCCCTACCATTGCCCCAGCTTTGCCAGCTGCAGCCGATATGCCATGACATGTTGACCTTAGTCTTGCAGGGAAAATCTCTGCTGGCACCACGAATGTTGTGGCATTTGGACCAAAATTGGCAAAGAAGAAGGTCAATGAATAGAGGACAACAAACCCAATTTGGTTGCCGCTCAAGGTCCAGTGGTGGTATGGAATGGCTAAGGCAAGCATGAAGACGGTCATAAAGAAAAATCCCATCAACTGAATTGTATACCTGCCCATCTTATCAATGAGTGCCACTGTGAACCAGTAACCAGGGACAGTACTGCAAAGAGCTATGAGGGTCTGTGCTCTAGCAATTTTGTAAACCTCTTGAATGGCATTCATGGTTTTTGCTGGAGGAATCCAACCAATAGTACTGAAAATGTCTTTCTGGAAAAGATTCTGACTGTAATAGGCAATGTCCAACAGGAACCAAGTACTGGCTGTTCCAACAAGGTGAAGTCCATGGCGAAGAAGGAACTCTTTTGTGAACAGGCCAAACTCATTCccccttcctcttcttccttccaATTCCTCAACTTTCTCTGGTTCAGCTTCTATCTCAACCTGCAACACCTTTGACATATCTGCAGCAGCTTGGCTCGTATTCTTGGCAACCAAGGCAGTGTATCTCGCAGTCTCGGGCATTTTCAAGCGCCAATAGTATGTGATCACAGCAGGGATTGCACCAAACATCAAGATTATCCTCCAAACGTAATCAGCTTGTGGCACTGTGGACAGAAGTGGGTTGACCTGGAATGTTGGAGCGGGATAGAGGGCACCGAAAGCAGCTGACACTACTATTGCAACCACTCCACCAGCCAAAATTCCAAAACCTTGCATGGCAAAAACAGCAGCTATGAACGCTCCACGAGTCTTCTTGTTGGCATACTCAGCCATGATGGTGGCGGAAAGAGGGTAGTCTCCACCAATTCCAAATCCAAGCCAGAAGCGGAAGAAACAAAGGGTAGCCATGACAGCTTTAGGGTCTTTACCAAAGGAAAGACCAGAAGCAATTGAGCTTACGACCATGAGCATAAGGGTCATACCGTAGACACGCTTCCTTCCCATTTTGTCACCAAGCCACCCAAAGAAAAGTTGGCCTGCAAGGGATCCACAGAATGCGACACCATTGATGGCAGCTGAAACATTTGCTGGCAGAGAGCCAGGCTTATCATGGCCTACAGTATAGTATATTCGGCCAAGTAATTTGGTGACCAGGGATATGCAGAACAGGTCATAAGAATCAGTGAAGAAACCCATTCCAGCAATCACAATTGCTGTGAAATGATACCATTGTGTCTTAGCAACATCCAGTGCATTAAGCACATGCAGAGATTGCCCACCCATGCTTTTCTTCCTTCAATCTTTCAGGACCTTAACTTCAGAAAAACACACAATAGTTAACatcagaaaataatatatataaaaaacatgaacTGTGATACTTTACAATGAAGGAGAGAGACTTTTAGTCGTTACCAACACCCAGTTTTTATGAAAGACCTCTTAAACACTAATCACATgacacttttcttttaaaatataaaataaaattattaaagatattagGTCAGTATCAAGAGAATGAATCTAATAACAAAATAGACAAGAACTAAAAcagtaatttaaaaaacaaggaGATAATTAACCTAAAGAGAGCAGAAAATTATATCCTGCATTCTAACGTGTGCATGGAAACCCTAAAGTGAAAAAGAGCACTTAGATATGCAGATGTTTAGagtgaaaaaaatcagaaagaaACAGAGAGACATATATTAAATGccgaataatttatttattccttAAAAGATATCAAACTGAAGACATTCTCGTATTACAGACCAGCAGACAGCAGATCACAGAGACTTAACGTGAGAAGAGATTACACACCTCAGTAGCACGCCGCAAATCACAAACGTGAGGAGTAAGCTTTGAAGTAAGGAATTTGACGTAGAAGGAGGGATGGTTCCCCCTATTTAAAAGAAACCATTCTATCTTATCTTagtaaaagatataaattaatcaaaatattctttatctatttccttttaatctttttatttattttgttattagagattaaagataatgataattACAAAGGATAAGAGgtagatatataattttaggaagtaatatgattatattaaatttcatcgttaaaaatatctttaaatctctatttttaaatataaaattaatacagaaatttcaaattttgaattctgttgatatttttaacttctttcagtttttttattttattttattatttgtaattatattttaggaaatttttattttttattctttgttatgaaactaaaaaaaaggatgtaaattcaaattcaaaatgtgaaaattctaaagaaatatACTTTACCATTTTGTTTCaagattaattttctttttctatccgtagatgaaaatgaaaaattacgTTGATGGACTAGTTTTTAAATAAgacattttgaaataaaataagcttttttttacaaattaaaattaatttatgaataagctaaaattaaattttatataaattaaaaaaatgtaaataaataaaataaaataatttctataaatatactaattaattcgtataaaaaatatcatctaaacgtatttaaacaatatatcaaaatatctttttcccGTTACATATCCTAAATACACTCGGCATCGTTGGGTACttgaaaacttataaaatattaaatacacggcaagttttatatgaaaatcaaataacaaaacaaaacagagaaaacttaaatttaggTTAATACAGGAATAAAATTTTGGCTTAATTATTtagtatattaattatttttattaattttatttaaatagtaaatatCAATTAGTTTTTACATACCAAATTTGATTTGCTATAGTATATCTCGTATGAGTTGTAGCAGTATTATATTATCATTAGTCCCCacacaaattaaaaagatatgATGAGATTTTAgaagataataaataagaaaaaagatactatgaaattatcatatattctattaaaaaaataaaagaaatactttaTCATAATTTAGTCCTTAaccaattattaattattatcgatttttttaattgatgttgTTAATTTTCACTATGGAATGCACTTAAAAAAAAGTATGGAGGGTGAGAACtacataaatttatcaaaatatttcctatttcatttatattttttaatatcaatatattagTTGTAAGAgtctaaaaaaataagatatgtcatattttaaaactcgtttattttaatattaaaagtttaaacttgtaaatataattttagttaatgaattttatcatctaaaataatattattctcttaaaacttttcttctaaaagttatttattcTCTCTTTAAGCCTTTTAaatagtaatttatttatttgaagattaGAGAGTGCTTAAGGTTATGTTCGCTTAGGGTTGATGCATTGGCGCAGATGGATTTTCGATTCGTTTTGAAGAATTTAGAAGCAAATAAAGGAGAGAGTTTGCGCGTTTCATCATTTATCTCATCTTCGCAATCCacatcaaatttaagtataattcTTGTGAAAAGCAATTTTTATCCCTAttaaaattgtcttaaaaacaAGTCATGTTGTCTTAAAAAACATCCAAAATCACCCGTGGTCCCCTACGTTATaacaggtggttccttcagtacaacaggatgtccaaaacgggaatatggctcgcgtaatcgattacaagcctctTGTAAATGACTACAAGAGTGTTTTATGTGGCAGATTTCACTGAACTTCACCAAGGTTCATGTCATCACCCTGGGTGGACCCCTTTTACATCATGGGGTTTCTCAAGCATCACATCCAACCCTACACTCACATTTATACCAAAAACCAGTCAAGTTGTCttcaaaaacacccaaaatccCCTATGGTCTCccacgttaccacaggtggttccttcagtgcaacaggatgtccaaaacagaaaaaaggctcgcgtaaacgattaccaacctcttgtaaacgattacaagggtCTTTTTTGCTACACAGATTGTAGTACTTGGCCTTAATTGCTATGAAACTTTCATACATTGCACATAACAAAAACTtggacatcaatcatcaatcaacaatcatttctacattgcacataagcaatcttgaaatcaatcatcttattgcaataacaatttgtacattgtcttcaaaaatataaaacaatcttATTCCAATAAGAAGTTGTACAAtgtcttcatatatataaaacgaAAAGTACATTGACTTCATATAAAAAGTACACTGTCATGACAACTATCCTATCAAAACAAACTAAACTACACTACATTTTTACACTGGACAACTATCCTACAACAATCCATAGACCTCTAGCGCATCCAGTAGTCTTATGTTCTCGTCATCCAGGATCCATTCACGTACATATCGTTTTCTGATTAcaagcaattcctcctgaaatgaaaatattgtacttgtcatatcaaccaaatcatcaaaaaataatgaaaatattgtacTTGTCATGTTCTCCCaatcaaaaaataatgaaaagattgTTATTACTAACCAAAAAAATGCAACTAAATAAAAGaccaaaactttaacttacctttgggATTCCGAAAGCCATTGCAACtgcacaaaaaatgaaaacacgaAAGAGACCAAAAAATCAATGGTggcttagggttcacaaaacacaaaatgaataaataacgCCAAAGAGAACAATGCGAGAAGGGGACGAAATGATACAGAAAGAGAACCCACACAATGCGAGAAGGGGACGAAATGACAAAACACACACAACGCCAAATCTACCCAAAAAGGAGATAGAGGAAATAGAGCTTACCTTGCGAAAGATAGCTTTTTTTTGGTTGAGATGAGACGAACAGTGCAACGGAGAAACCAAAGGATTGAAGAGATGAAACAATCAGGAATGGAAAAAGTGATGGAAAACAAGAAGCTTcagaaatgaaagagaagaaaaaggaaccGCCAAACGAAATTTCATATCCTCAGAATTCCTATTCTACCCTcgttagtttttaaaaaacccatttccatttaaaagaaaaaaaaccaataaaaatttaacacctAGCCAGTGTCATATTTGTGTCAAATAAGgtgttaaagaaacattttcgtTTTAGGAAATAATGTTCCAAAAAGTTTATTggtataagtttttaaaaagtgttatcaaaaataaaatcttatgtAGGTTGACTTAATCAATAAATATCTCGTGTGTTTTTTTCTGTccttttgtatttaatttccttatCCGGCACAATGCTTCGGATTGATTGCTGCATTTACTTGAGTGAACTTTTCAGCACTTTATAACCCAATTTTCTTTGCCCTTTTTACCAATAAGTAACTCTGTTAATAGATGCAGTGTTACactatcttatattttaataaacccATCACATACAATCTTTTTTCTTATGTAACTACTATAAGTTTTATATACTTATATCAATTATCACAAAAAAATTGTCTCTGCCATACAAAATGgaggaaagaaaattaaaaaataaaaccttgTAGAATCTGTTCCACAGTAAAagtataaatacatatatatgatATCATAGTGAGaacttaaaacaaaagttttctTCAATAGCTTCAGCTACAGATATGAAATAGACGTATGATTTAAGCGGCTGTTTAAATTAAAGACAAGAATGAAATGCACACAGTTGgttattgatttaaaattacaacATGGAGAAACATATATCTACATCATATAGTGCATTTGGCTGTAGAAACCTGAACTAAAGCTGTCATACAATAGTGGCATTACTTGAATTTTGGACTAGTTAATTGATTAAACTGGAACCGTCCTAGCAGACCCTGCCATCTCTACAGCCTCAGGACCTTCTTCATTCTCCCCACTTAACTCTTCCAGTGATTTTCCCTTTGATTCTGGCACTAACAAGGTGAATAACATTCCAAAGAAGTTGACCACACCAAGCACAATGAGAGAGTTCTTAACCCCAATACCAGTTGGGTAACCGTGATCAACCTTTTCGGGGTTCGTACTCTGTGCAGCATACAAGAACCCAAATGCACCAACAATTGCTCCTGCCTTTCCTGCTGCAGCTGAGATTCCATGACAGGTGGATCTTAACCTTGCTGGGAAAATCTCTGCTGGTACAACAAACGTGGTGGCATTTGGACCaaaatttgagaagaaaaaggtcAGAGAGTACATCACAACAAACCCAattctgttttctttcttgGTCCAGTGATTGTAAGGTATGGCAAGAGCAAACATGAAGACAGTCATGAAGAAGAAACCCATCAATTGGATGGCGAAACGTCCCATGTAATCAATAAAGGCCACGGTAAACCAGTACCCCGGCACGGTGCTGCAAAGTGCTATCAGTGTTTGTGCTCTTGCAATCCTATAAACTTCATGGATTGCATTCATTTCTTGTGAAGGAGGGATCCATCCAATTGCACTGAAAATGTCCTTTTGGAAAAGGTTCTGGCTGTAGAAGGCAATGTCCAACAAAAACCAGGTTACCGTGGTTCCAATCAAGTGCAACCCATGGCGTTTGGCAAATTCCCTGCTGAACAAACCATACCTTTGGTTTTCACTCTCAACAATGTGGTTCAACTTATCCTCTTCAGCTTCAATCTCAACTTGCAGCACCTTGGACATGTCTGAAGCAGCTTGTTTTGCGTTCCTGGCTACAAGGGCCGTGTAACGAGCTGTCTCTGGCATTTTCATACGCCAGTAGTAGGTAACCGCAGCTGGGACTGCACCAAACATCAAAATGATACGCCAAACATAATCAAGGGAATGAACTATTGATCCTTCTGGGTTTTCTTTGTAACTGGGAAGATCGTATTTGTGGTCATATGCAGATGACACAATCAAGGCAACTATTCCACCAGCCAAGATTCCAAATCCCTGCATGGCAAACACTGCAGCAATGAATGCCCCTCGAGTCTTTTTGTTGGCATATTCAGACATTATTGTAGCCGATAGAGGGTAGTCACCACCAATCCCAAAGCCAAGCCAGAACCTGAAGAAACAAAGTGTGGCCATGACACCCTTTGGGGTATCTCCAAAAGAGAGCCCCGAGGCAAGGGAACACACTACCATCAGCATAAGAGTTAAGCCATAAACCTTTTTCCTTCCCAACTTGTCACCAAGCCACCCAAAGAAAAGCTGGCCAGCCAAAGTACCGCACAGTGCTACACCAGTCACTGCAGCTTGCACATTAGGAGGAAGAACACCAGGCTTTGGTTTGGATATGTCTGTGTAATATATCCTCCCCAGCAACTTGGTGACAAGAGAAATACAGAAGAGATCATAGGCATCAGTAAAAAATCCCATTCCAGCAATCACAATAGCAGTGAAGTGGTACCATTGCGTCTTCGCCACATCGAGTGCATTAAGCACTCCCAATTCTCTTCCAGACATCACTCACTAACTCTTTTACCTGATGTGCCCCAAGCAACGATTAGAAATTTCCAGCACAACATAAAAAGATAACGCTTTCTATATATCTGCCTAACACAATTCCATATTCTTCTTCcctttgttattgtttttcagAACAAAACAATGAATGGAAAAAACTGTTATTTGCAATAATAGCCATGGAGTAGTATGAACGTGTTCCTCACTTTCTACTAATTATcacaaaaaattgaattattgacAAAATAAGTGGAGTAgacttttttaagaaattaataatttcaacgatttgaaaaaaaagaaatacagcTGATGTTCGTCTTTCTCAGGCTGATGCAATGGAttgatgatagaaaaaaaaaatcccataCTACTATATCCATAGTCAACAGCCACCAAAGTTGAATAATCccaaatttaaactataaaatgttTGAAAGGAATTTGACGGTAAATTAACAAAGACTCCAATTGCAGCTCTGAAAGCTTCTCACTTCATATATACGTTAACAAAACCTTATCATATAAAATCACGTTTACCATTAAATTGATAAGATCTTTTGTATGAAAAGAAAGATTAACACAATAACAAAGTCATGTGAAAATTGTGTATAAGAAGATTTATTATCACTTCAAATAAGGCTTCAACTGCCTCCCTAAATTGCTTAGATGTGGAACAACCGCACGAACTATTGAATCAAAGAGTCAACTTCAGTATATACCAAGACAAAGAAAATTTGGTTCAGAAATTGGAAATTAAGAGGTAATTTTgcact
This genomic interval from Vigna radiata var. radiata cultivar VC1973A chromosome 8, Vradiata_ver6, whole genome shotgun sequence contains the following:
- the LOC106772104 gene encoding inorganic phosphate transporter 1-4-like, with protein sequence MSGRELGVLNALDVAKTQWYHFTAIVIAGMGFFTDAYDLFCISLVTKLLGRIYYTDISKPKPGVLPPNVQAAVTGVALCGTLAGQLFFGWLGDKLGRKKVYGLTLMLMVVCSLASGLSFGDTPKGVMATLCFFRFWLGFGIGGDYPLSATIMSEYANKKTRGAFIAAVFAMQGFGILAGGIVALIVSSAYDHKYDLPSYKENPEGSIVHSLDYVWRIILMFGAVPAAVTYYWRMKMPETARYTALVARNAKQAASDMSKVLQVEIEAEEDKLNHIVESENQRYGLFSREFAKRHGLHLIGTTVTWFLLDIAFYSQNLFQKDIFSAIGWIPPSQEMNAIHEVYRIARAQTLIALCSTVPGYWFTVAFIDYMGRFAIQLMGFFFMTVFMFALAIPYNHWTKKENRIGFVVMYSLTFFFSNFGPNATTFVVPAEIFPARLRSTCHGISAAAGKAGAIVGAFGFLYAAQSTNPEKVDHGYPTGIGVKNSLIVLGVVNFFGMLFTLLVPESKGKSLEELSGENEEGPEAVEMAGSARTVPV
- the LOC106771230 gene encoding probable inorganic phosphate transporter 1-7, with protein sequence MGGQSLHVLNALDVAKTQWYHFTAIVIAGMGFFTDSYDLFCISLVTKLLGRIYYTVGHDKPGSLPANVSAAINGVAFCGSLAGQLFFGWLGDKMGRKRVYGMTLMLMVVSSIASGLSFGKDPKAVMATLCFFRFWLGFGIGGDYPLSATIMAEYANKKTRGAFIAAVFAMQGFGILAGGVVAIVVSAAFGALYPAPTFQVNPLLSTVPQADYVWRIILMFGAIPAVITYYWRLKMPETARYTALVAKNTSQAAADMSKVLQVEIEAEPEKVEELEGRRGRGNEFGLFTKEFLLRHGLHLVGTASTWFLLDIAYYSQNLFQKDIFSTIGWIPPAKTMNAIQEVYKIARAQTLIALCSTVPGYWFTVALIDKMGRYTIQLMGFFFMTVFMLALAIPYHHWTLSGNQIGFVVLYSLTFFFANFGPNATTFVVPAEIFPARLRSTCHGISAAAGKAGAMVGAFGFLYAQNAIGLRNTLLILSAINFLGFIFTFLIPESKGKSLEEMSGEAEQNNTPTRESTMEAGLEVRPSV